CAAATAATCTAACAATAGGATTAATATTGATAAGCTTGTATATTGTAGGTGTTATTAAAGTTCTCAAGGTCTCTCTACAATTAAATACGTTGAAATTTAATTTAGCGGGTTATATTATCTGTGCATTATATTTAATGCCGTTATTCGAAAGTCCTTTTGATAACATTAATATTTTCAATACTTCTTTTGTTTATTTGTATTTTACAATCATACCTTTATTAAAAATTAATAATGATAAATCACTTAAAATTACTTCTGTCAGAAATAGGGCACAAGGGAAACTTCATAAAATCTGATTCAATAATCAAGTCTTTAAATACTAAGGGGTATCATTATATTCCCGATTTTATTATTGGTGAAGAATTAAAGCGTATAAAGAATGCTGTGGTAGAGCTTTATTCTAATGAGGATCTTGTAAAGATAGAATCGAACGGTTTTGATAAGAGGATTTATGGTGCAGATGAACGAGCAAAATTTTCTGTGCCATTACTCAATAACAAATCAAATCCTCTATATTCAAAATTTTCATTTACATCAAATCCTTTTCATTTCTTATTGTTGGGATGGATTACAAGTGGTAAAGGAAATTTAGGATCTGGCGGAGGATGGCATAGGGATAGTCCATTTGCTCATCAATTTAAAACGATTTTATATCTTACCGATGTTACCGAAGAGAATGGTCCATTTCAATTCATTGAAGGTTCAAA
The genomic region above belongs to Dokdonia sp. Dokd-P16 and contains:
- a CDS encoding phytanoyl-CoA dioxygenase family protein codes for the protein MINHLKLLLSEIGHKGNFIKSDSIIKSLNTKGYHYIPDFIIGEELKRIKNAVVELYSNEDLVKIESNGFDKRIYGADERAKFSVPLLNNKSNPLYSKFSFTSNPFHFLLLGWITSGKGNLGSGGGWHRDSPFAHQFKTILYLTDVTEENGPFQFIEGSNHWRNNTLVAKALGKSIKDYRFTNEEIDSLIAKNILKSPQTFTSKAGGLIIADTRGLHRGKPIETGERLAVTRYHFHKDVRSKFYK